The following coding sequences lie in one Ctenopharyngodon idella isolate HZGC_01 chromosome 11, HZGC01, whole genome shotgun sequence genomic window:
- the LOC127522705 gene encoding translation initiation factor IF-2-like isoform X1, whose translation MFLPLPLSTCINTVLNKSLQMDPRSADPSLQKTSPSNDPAASTSASSLSMDPAIRLVRLRQGNCTLEDHIQKFLDIAYFSDLPDCALIDFFGYGLNEPLKDYLLINGPRGSFVEFLDFALLTVGSLFTVGVAEERDTSSPHVMAASKESLHKMAATTSSHHVSADLPEPSQVSVDPLELHHVSGSVWERSGLRSSVADPALTSVRAAGIPKPPPAASHSSSPVATHSSSPVATHSSSPVATHSSSPVATHSSSPVATHSSSPVATHSNSLDAMDKMAALPVPTGKMAAPPVSGNIGVVPASESTPEPAPVRESAPTREPAAAPSEEVGIEPPPQPCKRRRRRRKKACLPAPPELLALPAPPELLALPAPPELLTHETATASVEFPKNFFWGGAIYLRVGSLWVGTLHGRDHQRPPNCLSLRVGTLHAHGCPSHLTCRGCPSHLTCRGCPSHLTRRGCPWNLTHHGYPWHLTRRGCPWHLTRRGCPWHLTRRGCPWHLTPRGCPSSWTCIGDPVPVCQQVSNVPTPPPYLCHLRREDAPSGRGALCHDHCLFLSVPGLHFP comes from the exons atgttcctgcctttgcccctgtctacctgtataaatactgttcttaataaaagcttgcaaatggatccccgctctgccgacccatcattacagaagacttcaccatcaaacgatccagcagCTTCTACGAGCGCTTCCAGCCTTAGCATGGACCCAGCAATACGTCTCGTCCGCCTTCGGCAAGGTAATTGTACACTCGAGGACCACATTCAGAAGTTTTTAGACATTGCCTATTTCTCTGACCTGCCTGACTGtgccctcattgacttctttggctatggattaaacgaaccattgaaggactacttacttattaatggtccccgagggtcgttcgtggaatttctggactttgccctgcttactgttggttcactttttactgtgggtgtcgcggaggaacgcgACACCTCGTCCCCCCATGTAATGGCTGCTTCTAAAGAGAGCCtgcacaaaatggcggccacaacatcatcacatcatgtctccgctgatcttccagagccaagtcaagtctccgttgatcctctagaattacatcacgtctctggatctgtttgggagcggagtgggttgcgttccagtgtggctgatccagcGCTGACTTCagtacgagcggctggcattcctaagcctccgccggccgcttcacactcaagctcgccggttgccacgcactcaagctcgccggttgccacgcactcaagctcgccggttgccacgcactcaagctcgccggttgccacgcactcaagctcgccggttgccacgcactcaagctcgccggttgcgacgcactcaaattctctggatgctatggacaagatggctgctttgccagtgcccacgggcaagatggccgccccgccagtgtctgggaacataggggtcgttccagccagtgagtccactccagaaccagctccagtccgcgagtccgctccaacccgtgagcccgctgcagcgccctcagaggaggtaggcatagagccaccgcctcaaccatgtaaacggaggaggaggaggaggaagaaggcttgcctgccggcgccacccgagctcctagccctgccggcgccacccgagctcctcgccctgccggcgccacccgagctccttacccacgaaaccgccacggcctccgttgaattccccaagaactttttttgggggggggccatatacctgagggtggggagcttgtgggtggggaccctgcacggccgcgatcatcagcggcctccgaattgcttgagcttgcgggtggggaccttacacgcccac ggttgcccaagccacctgacctgccgtggttgcccaagccacctgacctgccgtggttgcccaagccacctgacccgccgtggctgcccttGGAACCTAACCCACCATGGCTatccgtggcacctgacccgccgtggctgcccgtggcacctgacccgccgtggctgcccgtggcacctgacccgccgtggctgcccgtggcacctgaccccccgtggctgcccgagttcctggacctgcattggagaccccgttcccgtctgccaacaggtctccaatgtacccaccccccctccctatctgtgccatttacgccgcgaggacgcgccttccggaaggggggcgttatgtcacgatcactgtctgttcctgtcagttcctggactccacttcccataa
- the LOC127522705 gene encoding translation initiation factor IF-2-like isoform X2, producing MFLPLPLSTCINTVLNKSLQMDPRSADPSLQKTSPSNDPAASTSASSLSMDPAIRLVRLRQGNCTLEDHIQKFLDIAYFSDLPDCALIDFFGYGLNEPLKDYLLINGPRGSFVEFLDFALLTVGSLFTVGVAEERDTSSPHVMAASKESLHKMAATTSSHHVSADLPEPSQVSVDPLELHHVSGSVWERSGLRSSVADPALTSVRAAGIPKPPPAASHSSSPVATHSSSPVATHSSSPVATHSSSPVATHSSSPVATHSSSPVATHSNSLDAMDKMAALPVPTGKMAAPPVSGNIGVVPASESTPEPAPVRESAPTREPAAAPSEEVGIEPPPQPCKRRRRRRKKACLPAPPELLALPAPPELLALPAPPELLTHETATASVEFPKNFFWGGAIYLRVGSLWVGTLHGRDHQRPPNCLSLRVGTLHAHGCPSHLTCRGCPSHLTRRGCPWNLTHHGYPWHLTRRGCPWHLTRRGCPWHLTRRGCPWHLTPRGCPSSWTCIGDPVPVCQQVSNVPTPPPYLCHLRREDAPSGRGALCHDHCLFLSVPGLHFP from the exons atgttcctgcctttgcccctgtctacctgtataaatactgttcttaataaaagcttgcaaatggatccccgctctgccgacccatcattacagaagacttcaccatcaaacgatccagcagCTTCTACGAGCGCTTCCAGCCTTAGCATGGACCCAGCAATACGTCTCGTCCGCCTTCGGCAAGGTAATTGTACACTCGAGGACCACATTCAGAAGTTTTTAGACATTGCCTATTTCTCTGACCTGCCTGACTGtgccctcattgacttctttggctatggattaaacgaaccattgaaggactacttacttattaatggtccccgagggtcgttcgtggaatttctggactttgccctgcttactgttggttcactttttactgtgggtgtcgcggaggaacgcgACACCTCGTCCCCCCATGTAATGGCTGCTTCTAAAGAGAGCCtgcacaaaatggcggccacaacatcatcacatcatgtctccgctgatcttccagagccaagtcaagtctccgttgatcctctagaattacatcacgtctctggatctgtttgggagcggagtgggttgcgttccagtgtggctgatccagcGCTGACTTCagtacgagcggctggcattcctaagcctccgccggccgcttcacactcaagctcgccggttgccacgcactcaagctcgccggttgccacgcactcaagctcgccggttgccacgcactcaagctcgccggttgccacgcactcaagctcgccggttgccacgcactcaagctcgccggttgcgacgcactcaaattctctggatgctatggacaagatggctgctttgccagtgcccacgggcaagatggccgccccgccagtgtctgggaacataggggtcgttccagccagtgagtccactccagaaccagctccagtccgcgagtccgctccaacccgtgagcccgctgcagcgccctcagaggaggtaggcatagagccaccgcctcaaccatgtaaacggaggaggaggaggaggaagaaggcttgcctgccggcgccacccgagctcctagccctgccggcgccacccgagctcctcgccctgccggcgccacccgagctccttacccacgaaaccgccacggcctccgttgaattccccaagaactttttttgggggggggccatatacctgagggtggggagcttgtgggtggggaccctgcacggccgcgatcatcagcggcctccgaattgcttgagcttgcgggtggggaccttacacgcccac ggttgcccaagccacctgacctgccgtggttgcccaagccacctgacccgccgtggctgcccttGGAACCTAACCCACCATGGCTatccgtggcacctgacccgccgtggctgcccgtggcacctgacccgccgtggctgcccgtggcacctgacccgccgtggctgcccgtggcacctgaccccccgtggctgcccgagttcctggacctgcattggagaccccgttcccgtctgccaacaggtctccaatgtacccaccccccctccctatctgtgccatttacgccgcgaggacgcgccttccggaaggggggcgttatgtcacgatcactgtctgttcctgtcagttcctggactccacttcccataa